Proteins co-encoded in one Bremerella sp. TYQ1 genomic window:
- a CDS encoding purine-nucleoside phosphorylase → MLDLYDKIQDALKVIHAKWDKTPKAGIILGTGLGGLAEEIEEEASFEYTEIPHFAASTATSHRGRLVCGTLCGVPVVAMEGRFHMYEGYSLKQITLPVRVMKAMGAELLLCSNASGGMNPFYKCGDIVLIDDHINLMGDNPLIGINDDRLGPRFPDMCAPYDHQLIDKALEIARKEDIVAHRGVFVAVAGPNLETRAEYRFLRAIGADLVGMSTVPEVIVAVHCGLRTVGMSIVTDMCLPDALKPADVSEIISIANKAEPKLRTLVKGVLTEFAGK, encoded by the coding sequence ATGCTCGATCTGTACGACAAAATTCAAGACGCCCTGAAAGTTATCCACGCGAAGTGGGATAAGACCCCCAAAGCCGGCATTATTCTGGGGACCGGGCTCGGCGGTTTGGCGGAAGAGATCGAGGAAGAGGCATCCTTCGAATACACCGAGATCCCGCATTTCGCCGCATCGACGGCAACAAGTCATCGCGGCCGTTTGGTTTGCGGTACATTGTGCGGGGTTCCTGTCGTTGCCATGGAAGGCCGCTTCCATATGTACGAAGGTTATTCGCTTAAGCAAATCACGCTTCCGGTTCGCGTGATGAAAGCGATGGGGGCTGAACTGCTGCTTTGCTCGAACGCATCCGGCGGGATGAATCCCTTCTACAAATGCGGTGATATCGTACTGATCGACGATCACATCAACTTGATGGGCGACAACCCGTTGATTGGAATCAACGACGATCGTCTGGGCCCACGTTTTCCTGACATGTGTGCTCCGTACGATCACCAGTTGATCGACAAAGCATTGGAGATCGCTCGCAAGGAAGACATCGTCGCACATCGCGGCGTGTTCGTTGCCGTTGCGGGACCTAACTTGGAAACCCGTGCCGAGTATCGTTTTCTGCGAGCCATCGGAGCGGACCTGGTCGGCATGAGCACCGTTCCGGAAGTGATCGTGGCGGTGCACTGCGGCCTGCGTACCGTTGGCATGTCGATTGTCACCGATATGTGCCTTCCCGATGCATTGAAGCCAGCAGACGTTTCTGAAATTATTTCTATCGCCAACAAAGCCGAGCCGAAGCTGCGTACCTTGGTGAAAGGTGTCCTGACCGAGTTTGCCGGGAAGTAG
- a CDS encoding sugar phosphate isomerase/epimerase, translating into MMLSRRRFLATSSAAVAAAAFSGRTAWAKYDQSRFPGFKVGLQSYSLRGFDVDKAIQHAGDLGCAHLEFYGGHFPINSSAEQISAMNQKMADQGMTIYGHGVNRFGKDHAQNEAIFKFAKAAGIKNLSADPAPDSFDSLDKLVDKYDIRIAIHNHGPSHRYNTALDVLNAVKEHDPRIGACADLGHFIRSGEDPVEVIRLLKGRLFGIHLKDFAEQKERTKGVILGKGHLDVVGVFRALRQVEFPADGCLSLEYEENPKDPIADIQQCLDIASEACKTAAS; encoded by the coding sequence ATGATGCTTTCGCGTCGCCGATTTCTCGCCACTTCTTCTGCTGCCGTTGCTGCGGCTGCATTTTCCGGACGAACAGCTTGGGCCAAGTACGATCAGTCTCGCTTCCCTGGCTTCAAAGTTGGACTGCAAAGCTATTCCCTACGTGGCTTCGATGTCGACAAAGCCATTCAACATGCCGGCGATCTCGGCTGTGCTCACCTCGAGTTTTATGGCGGCCACTTCCCGATCAACTCGTCGGCCGAACAAATCTCGGCGATGAACCAGAAGATGGCCGACCAAGGGATGACAATTTACGGCCACGGCGTGAATCGATTTGGGAAAGATCATGCCCAGAACGAGGCGATTTTTAAGTTCGCCAAAGCGGCCGGTATCAAAAACCTTTCGGCAGATCCCGCCCCTGATTCGTTCGACAGTCTCGACAAGTTGGTCGACAAGTACGACATCCGCATTGCGATCCACAACCATGGTCCATCGCACCGCTACAACACGGCCCTCGACGTTTTGAACGCGGTCAAAGAACATGATCCACGCATCGGAGCCTGTGCCGACTTAGGACACTTCATCCGTAGCGGCGAAGATCCCGTGGAAGTGATTCGCCTGCTCAAAGGTCGCCTCTTCGGCATCCATTTGAAAGACTTCGCCGAACAAAAGGAACGCACCAAAGGCGTGATTCTCGGCAAGGGGCATCTTGATGTGGTCGGCGTATTCCGTGCTCTGCGTCAGGTCGAATTCCCTGCCGATGGATGCCTGTCGCTGGAATACGAAGAGAACCCGAAAGATCCAATCGCCGACATCCAGCAGTGCCTCGACATCGCGTCGGAGGCCTGCAAGACGGCGGCGTCTTAA
- a CDS encoding purine-nucleoside phosphorylase, which translates to MFKLKAQVEEVAAAIRRRWNERPLAGIILGTGLGTLTDGVDVEVTIDYEDLPHIPSSTALSHNGRLVCGRLGTVPVLVMEGRFHVYEGYSLETITLPVRVMKALGASILVVSNASGGMNPFYKSGDIMLMEDHINFMWSNPLTGHADPNLGKRFPDMSSPYDRGLIDTAARIARREGITHHRGVYAAMTGPNYETRSEYRFLKKIGADVVGMSTIPEAIVASQVGLRVLALSTVTNICLPDNLGSVGKYDVIHAAQAAEPRLRYIVREVLLEEQGQLASVS; encoded by the coding sequence TTGTTCAAACTCAAAGCCCAGGTCGAAGAAGTGGCTGCGGCCATTCGGCGCCGATGGAACGAGCGTCCCCTTGCTGGGATCATTTTGGGCACAGGACTCGGAACACTGACCGATGGCGTCGACGTCGAAGTGACGATCGACTACGAAGACCTACCGCATATTCCATCTTCTACCGCCCTAAGCCATAACGGGCGACTCGTATGTGGACGACTGGGCACTGTCCCAGTGTTGGTCATGGAGGGCCGTTTTCATGTTTACGAAGGGTACTCGCTCGAGACGATTACCTTGCCGGTTCGTGTGATGAAGGCGCTGGGGGCCAGCATTTTGGTCGTCAGCAATGCCAGCGGCGGCATGAATCCGTTTTACAAAAGCGGCGACATCATGCTGATGGAAGACCACATCAACTTCATGTGGAGCAATCCGCTGACCGGCCATGCCGATCCGAACCTCGGCAAGCGTTTCCCCGATATGTCTAGCCCCTACGATCGCGGCTTGATCGATACCGCGGCACGTATCGCTCGCCGAGAAGGGATCACGCATCATCGAGGCGTTTACGCCGCCATGACGGGGCCCAATTACGAAACGCGCAGCGAGTACCGCTTCTTAAAGAAGATTGGCGCTGATGTCGTTGGTATGAGCACCATACCGGAAGCGATCGTGGCATCGCAGGTCGGGCTTCGCGTGCTCGCGCTTTCGACCGTTACGAATATCTGTCTTCCAGACAACTTGGGCAGCGTCGGCAAGTACGACGTCATTCACGCCGCGCAAGCTGCCGAGCCGCGGCTACGCTACATCGTGCGAGAAGTTTTGCTGGAAGAGCAGGGGCAGTTGGCTTCCGTCTCGTAG
- a CDS encoding vWA domain-containing protein — protein sequence MPRRISKLQNAAIGWICATLLGVIMVAGCGENVKFRNPLAKNQPKKETTSTKKPAPKPKQETKPAESKEAQARNSMIRTTSLRGGGTSRFSQGKSVGANASVEENVDRLRSEIASSIDFAPTMIVWVIDSTLSASEMRTSWANAAKKLYSDFQSSGLPGDKPANSLSTAIVSFGGKTNFVLEQPTTNFGEVISKLDTISTDNSGKEATFSTIGQVLDKYGPMKQQQARELMVVVVTDEAGDDWSQVDAVVEKANTTGVRIYTVGVPAPMGRQMAEVAPQESRSDGMPAMLQGPETRYSQRVDMKFNSGGFGGDDVDSGYGPFGLSYLAYQTRGAFLVSRLRSAPWPASAMRFEDDVMRKYPPQYLTEAQYQAKLSENKALAALHQAARQGQVEAMTYPASQFVVEDEARLKNALDGAQRIAARLEPLVNAIYEPLAEGEKDRDKITDKRWQASYDLALGRAAAVKARVDGYNQMLAILKGGRKFEDPSHNTWNLEPADTLEEAGSRLEKTRLQAKEYLERIIQEHPGTPWAYFAEKELETPIGWKWVEY from the coding sequence ATGCCTCGCCGAATCAGTAAACTTCAAAACGCCGCTATTGGATGGATCTGCGCGACGCTTCTCGGCGTGATCATGGTCGCTGGCTGTGGCGAGAACGTAAAGTTCCGTAATCCGCTTGCCAAGAATCAACCCAAAAAAGAAACGACTTCCACCAAAAAGCCGGCCCCCAAGCCAAAGCAAGAAACGAAGCCTGCCGAGTCGAAAGAAGCTCAGGCTCGCAATTCGATGATTCGGACGACCTCGCTGCGAGGAGGCGGCACCAGCCGTTTCAGCCAAGGCAAGTCGGTCGGTGCGAATGCTTCCGTGGAAGAGAATGTTGATCGTTTGCGAAGTGAAATCGCCAGCAGTATCGACTTCGCCCCGACGATGATTGTCTGGGTGATCGACTCAACGCTCAGTGCTTCGGAAATGCGAACCTCTTGGGCCAACGCGGCTAAGAAGCTTTACTCTGACTTCCAGTCGAGCGGACTGCCAGGCGATAAACCCGCCAACAGTCTGTCGACGGCGATCGTGAGCTTTGGTGGAAAGACCAACTTCGTGCTCGAGCAGCCGACGACCAATTTCGGCGAAGTGATCAGTAAGCTGGATACGATTTCTACCGACAATTCTGGCAAGGAAGCGACGTTTTCGACCATCGGTCAAGTCCTCGACAAATATGGCCCCATGAAGCAGCAGCAGGCTCGGGAACTGATGGTAGTGGTCGTTACCGACGAAGCTGGCGACGACTGGAGCCAAGTCGATGCGGTCGTAGAAAAGGCGAACACCACCGGCGTGCGAATTTACACGGTCGGCGTGCCTGCCCCGATGGGACGGCAGATGGCCGAAGTTGCGCCGCAAGAGTCACGCAGCGATGGCATGCCGGCGATGCTGCAAGGGCCGGAGACACGTTACTCGCAGCGAGTTGATATGAAGTTTAACAGTGGCGGCTTCGGCGGTGACGACGTTGATAGTGGCTATGGACCGTTCGGGCTGAGTTACCTGGCGTATCAAACGCGCGGGGCGTTTCTCGTTTCGCGTCTTCGTTCGGCTCCTTGGCCGGCAAGTGCGATGCGTTTTGAAGACGACGTCATGCGAAAGTATCCGCCGCAATATCTGACCGAAGCTCAGTATCAGGCAAAGTTGTCCGAGAACAAAGCGCTCGCCGCGCTTCATCAAGCCGCACGGCAAGGACAAGTCGAAGCGATGACCTATCCCGCTTCTCAGTTTGTGGTCGAGGATGAAGCTCGCTTGAAGAACGCGTTGGATGGCGCCCAGCGAATTGCTGCTCGACTGGAACCCCTGGTGAACGCCATTTACGAACCGCTGGCGGAAGGGGAGAAGGATCGCGACAAGATCACCGACAAGCGTTGGCAGGCCAGCTACGACTTGGCATTGGGACGTGCTGCGGCGGTTAAAGCTCGCGTCGATGGCTACAACCAGATGCTCGCCATCTTGAAAGGCGGGCGAAAGTTCGAGGACCCTTCGCACAATACCTGGAATCTGGAGCCGGCCGATACGCTGGAGGAAGCTGGTAGCCGCCTCGAAAAGACACGGCTTCAAGCGAAGGAATACCTGGAACGGATTATCCAGGAGCATCCCGGCACGCCATGGGCTTACTTCGCCGAGAAAGAGCTGGAAACGCCGATCGGTTGGAAATGGGTCGAATATTAA
- a CDS encoding VOC family protein — MTLAHFTIAAQDSAATAQFFQTIFGWPEVHRPANVDPTTYWLDIGKGQQLHVLKVDPFEVSPFEEEFGRHFAFFFSAAKLAEIRKRLAEYNVEVIPPIRPTPFERFFFRDPNGYMFEVIDQDKWAQET; from the coding sequence ATGACGCTCGCTCACTTTACGATCGCTGCCCAAGACTCCGCAGCGACTGCTCAGTTTTTTCAAACCATCTTTGGCTGGCCGGAAGTGCATCGCCCAGCCAATGTCGATCCGACGACCTACTGGCTCGATATCGGCAAGGGACAGCAACTGCATGTGCTGAAAGTTGACCCTTTCGAGGTGTCCCCATTCGAAGAGGAATTCGGTCGACACTTCGCGTTTTTCTTTTCGGCAGCCAAGCTGGCAGAGATTCGCAAGCGTCTTGCGGAATACAACGTTGAAGTGATTCCACCAATCCGTCCGACCCCGTTCGAGCGTTTCTTCTTTCGAGACCCCAACGGCTATATGTTCGAGGTGATCGACCAGGACAAGTGGGCGCAAGAAACGTAA
- a CDS encoding glycosyltransferase family 39 protein has protein sequence MEQTDCQHVARWTSLQKIVLAAVLLSVFILHALLLRTGHDWGGDFAQYLSHARNIATGQSYADTGYVYNPDAAVIGPRAYPPIFPLFLAAFYAIFGADLTAIRLGLVALFVGMIFVSSLLFARKLSAWTTIGVAMLIGFCPLFWEFNQTIDSEHLFVFWWMLLMWFYTKYRGDTENKSDSLWVAIVAGLLVYLTIGTRTVGIVLPPAILLTETITYRRLTRFTIVSLVAAILFYAIQKLLLPLGGSGYLDQLSQINSTTLSSNLFADSLSFLFVWKNGYYKYLAAGAGLGFSLIAIGGFTKENWPRPTLLAIASILHFVLVVVWPGANGIRMIWPLLPAFLYWLLYACENLPVSKMWRTSGIAAVIGYSLLCFAGEYVTAEYGSITGPDSPASQALFAEVEQTVSDDQVCLFFKPRVLAFYTRRNCTGYPIPLDEASLTRTIEQADVDVVITTSDQPEELPAWLTEAGFAAAWQNDEFQIWRK, from the coding sequence GTGGAACAAACGGATTGCCAACACGTCGCCAGATGGACTTCGCTGCAGAAGATCGTTCTTGCAGCCGTACTACTTTCCGTATTCATACTTCACGCATTGTTGCTGCGAACGGGGCATGACTGGGGTGGTGATTTTGCCCAGTACTTAAGTCACGCTCGCAACATCGCCACCGGACAAAGCTACGCCGATACTGGATACGTTTACAACCCCGACGCGGCTGTGATCGGGCCGCGTGCCTACCCGCCGATCTTCCCTTTATTCCTGGCCGCGTTCTACGCGATCTTTGGCGCGGATCTCACGGCGATTCGACTCGGTCTCGTAGCGTTGTTTGTCGGAATGATCTTTGTTTCGTCACTGCTGTTCGCACGCAAGCTATCGGCCTGGACGACCATCGGCGTGGCAATGCTCATTGGTTTTTGCCCGTTGTTTTGGGAATTCAACCAGACAATTGATTCCGAGCATTTATTCGTTTTCTGGTGGATGCTGCTGATGTGGTTTTACACCAAGTACCGCGGCGACACCGAAAACAAATCAGACAGCCTATGGGTCGCGATCGTCGCAGGCCTGCTCGTTTACCTGACCATTGGAACACGAACGGTCGGCATCGTTTTACCGCCGGCGATCTTACTGACAGAAACTATTACGTATCGCCGGCTCACGCGTTTTACCATTGTCAGTCTCGTCGCAGCGATTCTCTTTTACGCGATCCAGAAACTACTGTTGCCGCTTGGAGGATCAGGGTACCTCGATCAACTTTCGCAAATCAATTCCACGACGTTATCCTCGAACCTCTTTGCCGATTCGCTTTCGTTTTTATTCGTCTGGAAGAACGGCTACTACAAATACCTGGCCGCCGGGGCAGGCTTGGGCTTCAGCCTCATCGCGATCGGAGGCTTCACCAAAGAGAACTGGCCGCGACCAACTCTTCTCGCAATCGCCTCGATACTGCACTTTGTTCTTGTCGTTGTGTGGCCGGGTGCGAATGGCATTCGCATGATCTGGCCCCTACTGCCGGCGTTTCTTTACTGGCTGCTGTATGCGTGCGAGAACCTCCCGGTGTCGAAAATGTGGCGAACCAGCGGTATCGCTGCAGTGATTGGTTACTCGCTGCTTTGTTTTGCCGGCGAATATGTGACGGCCGAATATGGCTCGATTACTGGCCCAGATAGCCCCGCGTCACAAGCCCTCTTTGCGGAAGTGGAGCAAACGGTTTCAGATGATCAGGTCTGCTTGTTCTTCAAGCCTCGCGTTCTCGCTTTTTATACGCGACGAAACTGCACAGGCTATCCAATTCCGCTCGACGAAGCTTCGCTGACGCGTACCATCGAGCAAGCCGACGTCGATGTTGTGATTACGACGAGCGATCAGCCTGAAGAACTTCCTGCGTGGCTGACCGAAGCCGGGTTTGCCGCCGCTTGGCAGAACGACGAATTTCAAATTTGGCGGAAGTAG
- a CDS encoding DUF1569 domain-containing protein, with protein MSFHRNGASDKLSRRELHFETFEDVLGDARSLSRVGYHRVSKWSLGQICDHLSRFMDASLDGFPPTPFYASLMRPFARMMYLGKILRNEQMPAKMPTLREFTPGEWAEDQNALPQLEKGIARITSPDAQFVPSPLFGNLTADEWRKVHLWHCQHHLEFLIPAAKDASA; from the coding sequence ATGAGCTTTCATCGGAATGGTGCTAGCGACAAGCTGTCGCGGCGCGAACTTCACTTCGAGACATTCGAAGATGTCTTGGGTGATGCCAGAAGTCTTTCTCGAGTCGGATACCATCGTGTATCCAAGTGGTCGCTTGGGCAAATTTGCGACCACCTATCACGATTCATGGATGCGTCGCTCGACGGTTTTCCGCCGACGCCGTTCTATGCATCGTTGATGCGTCCTTTCGCTCGCATGATGTATCTGGGCAAGATTCTTCGTAACGAGCAGATGCCGGCCAAGATGCCAACGCTGCGGGAATTCACCCCCGGAGAGTGGGCCGAAGATCAGAACGCATTGCCGCAACTGGAAAAGGGAATCGCTCGCATCACGAGCCCCGACGCCCAGTTTGTACCGTCGCCACTGTTCGGTAATTTGACCGCAGACGAATGGCGAAAAGTGCATTTGTGGCATTGCCAGCATCATCTTGAATTTCTGATTCCCGCAGCGAAAGACGCGTCAGCTTAA
- a CDS encoding DUF2500 family protein produces MKCNSCGANLPENQSTCEYCGSRSLSTEPSHDAEIFRQIKASPKFVNRLSEERIAKIPKPGIGGMIFLGVFFTMFCGIALFMSFMFIGVGGALSFSGDAFPFSLMPICMGVVPLGMFALGIFLAVTQFKRFHQMTNGDVDAVPAIVTGKRTAISGGKNRSTSYHVTFEFEDGERKEFPVFDGSFYGRLSEEDAGILFLRGEFAADFDRVRI; encoded by the coding sequence ATGAAGTGTAACAGTTGCGGCGCCAATTTGCCGGAGAATCAGTCGACGTGCGAATATTGTGGAAGTCGAAGTCTATCGACGGAACCGTCGCACGACGCCGAAATCTTTCGACAGATTAAAGCGTCGCCGAAGTTCGTCAATCGACTTTCCGAGGAACGCATTGCCAAGATTCCCAAGCCAGGAATCGGGGGGATGATTTTTCTGGGTGTCTTCTTCACGATGTTTTGCGGCATTGCCCTTTTTATGTCGTTCATGTTTATCGGTGTCGGCGGGGCATTGAGCTTCAGTGGCGACGCGTTCCCTTTTTCGCTCATGCCGATCTGCATGGGGGTCGTACCGCTGGGAATGTTTGCGTTGGGTATTTTTCTGGCGGTGACGCAATTTAAACGATTCCATCAAATGACCAACGGCGACGTCGATGCCGTTCCAGCGATCGTAACTGGCAAGCGAACGGCCATCAGCGGCGGCAAGAATCGATCGACAAGCTATCACGTGACGTTTGAATTCGAGGATGGCGAGCGAAAAGAATTTCCTGTTTTCGATGGCAGTTTTTACGGACGCTTGTCCGAAGAGGATGCCGGCATTTTGTTCTTGCGTGGAGAATTTGCGGCCGATTTCGATCGAGTTCGCATTTAA
- a CDS encoding TatD family hydrolase encodes MKFIDPHIHVTSRTTDDYEAMAKAGVAAIIEPAFWLGQPRTHVGSFQDYFSSLVGFEKFRAAQFGIRHYCTIGLNSKEANNEALAEQVMEIMPLFLAKENVVAVGEIGFDDMTALEEKYLRLQLEMAKEVDLPVLIHTPHRNKKQGTYRSMDIIEEHGIPPHLVVIDHNNEETCEEVLRRGYWAAFTIYPKTKMGNERMVEVVKKYGPERIIVDSSADWGVSDPLAVPKTGNLMLERGVPQEHVELTCYKNALAAYSQSGQFEESDWLDPEPIDQRTLFEGNSVLRGGQTPRVDKPEDDRIIQ; translated from the coding sequence ATGAAATTCATCGACCCCCACATTCACGTGACTTCGCGTACGACCGACGACTACGAAGCGATGGCCAAAGCTGGCGTGGCGGCGATCATCGAGCCAGCTTTCTGGCTTGGCCAGCCTCGTACGCATGTCGGTTCGTTCCAGGACTATTTCAGCAGCCTGGTCGGCTTCGAGAAGTTCCGAGCGGCTCAGTTTGGGATTCGCCATTACTGCACCATCGGGCTGAACTCGAAGGAAGCCAACAACGAAGCGCTCGCCGAACAAGTCATGGAAATCATGCCGCTGTTCCTGGCCAAAGAGAACGTCGTCGCCGTGGGTGAGATTGGCTTTGACGACATGACAGCACTCGAAGAGAAGTACCTTCGCTTGCAGCTGGAAATGGCTAAGGAAGTCGATCTTCCCGTCCTAATCCACACGCCCCATCGCAATAAAAAGCAGGGAACGTATCGGAGCATGGACATCATTGAAGAGCACGGCATACCACCCCATTTAGTGGTCATCGACCATAACAATGAAGAGACCTGTGAAGAGGTCCTGCGACGCGGCTACTGGGCCGCATTTACCATCTATCCCAAAACAAAAATGGGGAACGAACGGATGGTGGAAGTCGTAAAGAAGTATGGGCCTGAGCGAATCATTGTCGACTCCTCCGCCGACTGGGGTGTTTCCGATCCGCTTGCGGTTCCGAAAACAGGAAATTTGATGTTGGAGCGGGGTGTCCCTCAAGAGCACGTTGAGTTAACCTGTTACAAGAACGCTTTGGCAGCTTATAGCCAGAGCGGTCAGTTCGAGGAATCGGATTGGTTGGACCCAGAACCCATCGATCAACGTACGTTGTTTGAAGGGAATAGCGTTCTGCGGGGCGGCCAGACTCCTCGAGTCGATAAGCCAGAAGACGATCGTATCATTCAATAA
- a CDS encoding type 1 glutamine amidotransferase domain-containing protein, translated as MPSEQTLNGKRILIFVGDIYEDLELWYPHLRLKEAGAESVLAGPEAGVTYDGKHTYPAKSDLAIADVNPDDFDGVICPGGFMPDKLRRDEKVKQIIRHIHEKRQLVAAICHGGWLLSSAGICRGTRQTGSPGIKDDLVHAGVTWEDAEVVVDGHLVTSRRPDDLPAFCRAMIEVLEKQST; from the coding sequence ATGCCTTCCGAGCAGACACTTAACGGAAAACGCATTCTCATCTTCGTGGGCGACATCTATGAAGATTTGGAACTGTGGTATCCGCACTTGCGATTGAAAGAAGCTGGCGCCGAATCGGTCCTGGCCGGCCCCGAAGCTGGCGTTACCTACGACGGCAAGCATACCTACCCTGCGAAGTCCGATTTGGCGATTGCCGACGTCAATCCTGATGACTTCGACGGTGTAATCTGCCCTGGCGGTTTCATGCCGGACAAGTTGCGACGCGACGAGAAGGTCAAGCAGATCATTCGCCATATCCACGAGAAACGCCAGCTAGTCGCGGCGATTTGCCATGGTGGCTGGCTGCTGTCTTCGGCAGGCATTTGTCGTGGTACACGTCAAACCGGTTCCCCCGGCATTAAAGACGATCTGGTTCACGCTGGTGTTACCTGGGAAGATGCAGAAGTGGTCGTTGACGGTCACTTGGTTACCAGCCGTCGCCCTGACGACTTACCGGCGTTCTGCCGAGCCATGATTGAAGTTCTGGAAAAGCAATCCACATGA
- a CDS encoding DUF480 domain-containing protein gives MSEEMQSPEPAWRPLTKIQRRVLGVLIEKAKTTPDAYPMSLNGLTTGSNQKSNRDPQLSLESWEIEEALEQLRDMGAVAEVHGDGRVVKFRHYGKDWLGCDGNELAIMAELLLRGAQTVGELRGRAARMGKIPDMATLQPLLEELQRKKLVVPLTPKGRGQVITHGLFSEKELAEQRERLGGGRVVDTPVEPPDATTIAEPIDRPISQEPLRASTPANPAPSAPSNSSEIEELRAEIATLKAEMERLKKDVEDLWSSMT, from the coding sequence ATGTCTGAAGAGATGCAATCCCCCGAACCAGCTTGGCGTCCGCTAACTAAGATTCAGCGTCGCGTCCTTGGCGTGCTGATCGAGAAAGCGAAGACGACGCCGGATGCCTATCCGATGTCGCTTAACGGCCTGACGACCGGCAGCAACCAAAAGAGCAATCGAGATCCACAGCTGAGCCTTGAAAGCTGGGAGATCGAAGAAGCTTTGGAGCAGCTGCGCGATATGGGGGCCGTTGCGGAAGTCCACGGCGACGGTCGAGTTGTTAAGTTTCGACACTACGGTAAGGACTGGCTCGGCTGCGACGGCAACGAACTCGCCATCATGGCCGAGCTTCTTCTCCGCGGCGCTCAAACCGTAGGCGAACTACGTGGACGCGCGGCTCGCATGGGCAAAATTCCCGACATGGCCACGCTGCAGCCTCTACTGGAAGAGCTTCAACGTAAGAAGCTTGTCGTCCCGCTGACGCCCAAGGGACGTGGTCAGGTCATCACGCACGGGCTTTTCAGCGAGAAAGAACTGGCCGAACAGCGAGAACGCCTCGGCGGTGGTCGCGTAGTCGATACCCCGGTCGAACCTCCTGATGCAACAACGATTGCCGAGCCAATCGATCGTCCGATCTCGCAGGAGCCGCTGAGAGCTTCCACCCCTGCCAATCCCGCACCATCCGCCCCTTCCAACAGCAGCGAAATCGAGGAATTGCGTGCGGAAATTGCCACCCTGAAGGCTGAAATGGAACGCTTGAAAAAGGACGTGGAAGACCTTTGGTCGAGCATGACTTGA